The following proteins are co-located in the Pomacea canaliculata isolate SZHN2017 linkage group LG8, ASM307304v1, whole genome shotgun sequence genome:
- the LOC112570512 gene encoding zinc finger protein 830-like: protein MASSKPKKIVSQDQLRRLMKEKQYSVHTTAKKIDHPLAKYNSLSQLVCTVCNNVIKNDNLWVAHIQSKQHKERYLALNTPGPVKPTDLVGIKRKHAEIQEQSSKKIKDTNGSAAQTGTLKATFLATYSSSSDDSDDNDETEKNEKVPEASADNSSGKNMTGILPADFFDASFKEEAEKQETDKPLAMAEVLPEGFFDDPRMDAKVRQVEYKDKMDEEWELFQRSMKEESHVSEAIMEEDNEQATVERNLDEIDDQIQRWKEVEDLHIKKETISKTSAGGSNKDDEEELDEDDLSEFLDWRSKKSWK from the exons ATGGCGTCCTCCAAACCGAAGAAAATTGTGTCGCAAGATCAGTTGCGGCGATTgatgaaagaaaagcaatattCCGTGCATACGACAGCAAAGAAAATTGACCATCCATTGGCAAA ATACAATAGCCTCAGTCAACTGGTTTGCACAGTCTGCAATAATGTCATCAAGAATGACAATTTGTGGGTGGCACATATCCAAAGCAAGCAACACAAAGAG CGATATCTGGCTTTAAACACCCCAGGTCCTGTCAAACCAACCGATTTAGTGggtatcaaaagaaaacatgcagAAATTCAAGAGCAGTcgtcaaagaaaataaaag ATACAAATGGCAGTGCTGCACAAACAGG AACCTTAAAAGCCACATTCCTGGCCACATACTCATCATCGTcagatgacagtgatgacaatgatgaaacagaaaaaaatgagaaagtacCAGAAGCATCAGCTGATAACAGCAGTGGAAAGAATATGACTGGAATTTTGCCAGCAG ACTTTTTCGATGCATCTTTCAAGGAAGAGgctgaaaaacaagaaacagataAACCTTTAGCAATGGCAGAAGTTTTGCCTGAGGGCTTCTTTGATGATCCAAGAATGGATGCCAAG GTGCGGCAGGTTGAGTATAAAGACAAAATGGATGAAGAGTGGGAGTTATTTCAGCGCTCCATGAAAGAGGAATCACAT gTCTCAGAGGCCATCATGGAGGAAGACAACGAGCAAGCTACTGTCGAACGCAATCTAGATGAAATTGATGATCAGAT TCAGCGATGGAAAGAAGTGGAAGACTTGCACATTAAAAAAGAGACAATTTCCAAGACGTCTGCTGGTGGCAGTAATAAAGATGACGAAGAAGAGTTGGATGAAGATGACCTTAGTGAATTCCTAGACTGGCGATCAAAAAAATCttggaaataa
- the LOC112570515 gene encoding F-box only protein 44-like has translation MVMMSFLKSLFSVSNDAGQFGSDQEVVEGGKPYKAAADGVFDVGALPAELLLYILSWVPAVDLVKICSQVCKQWCEISRSTSLWKIKCLRERKYIPHLMGPPPEDFMKFYFLSPYTRNLLHNDRALEEFKYWRRTDRNHLIVEDSPEGSKPIQNYIQINGPVKNWVTSYVKSSIEQVVSLLEEGCLRELLDDVKPDIYISVWCAARWDCGSIFFFTAQLLNDEKNVLAEFSEEKNLSTLREDWHKVEHTFKDYPPGIRYVRVNMAGVDTQFWAGHYGSKFTLPCVKFVFQKN, from the exons ATGGTAATGATGTCTTTCTTAAAATCACTTTTCTCTGTAAGCAATGATGCTGGACAGTTTGGATCAGATCAGGAAGTTGTAGAAGGGGGAAAACCATATAAAGCTGCAGCTGATGGTGTTTTTGATGTGGGTGCTCTGCCTGCTGAGTTACTTCTCTACATTCTGTCATGGGTACCTGCAGTGGATCTCGTGAAGATTTGTAGTCAAGTATGCAAACAATGGTGTGAAATCTCTAGAAGTACCAGCCTGTGGAAGATAaaatgtttgagagagagaaaatacataCCACATCTCATGGGACCACCTCCTGAAGACTTTATGAAGTTCTACTTCCTCTCTCCTTACACTCGGAATCTCCTGCACAATGACCGGGCTTTAG AAGAGTTTAAATACTGGAGAAGGACAGATAGAAATCACCTAATAGTTGAAGATTCACCAGAAGGTTCCAAACCCATCCAGAATTACATACAGATAAATG GTCCTGTGAAGAACTGGGTTACATCATATGTGAAAAGCTCAATAGAACAAGTAGTCAGTCTGTTGGAAGAAGGATGTTTAAGAGAACTCTTAGATGATGTGAAGCCAGATATCTATATTTCAGTCTG GTGTGCTGCTCGCTGGGACTGtggaagcatttttttcttcactgcaCAGCTGCTGaatgatgagaaaaatgttCTAGCTGAATTCTCTGAGGAAAAGAATCTCAGCACCTTACGTGAAGACTGGCACAAG GTGGAACACACATTCAAAGATTACCCACCAGGTATTCGCTACGTAAGGGTAAATATGGCAGGTGTGGACACACAGTTCTGGGCTGGACATTATGGGTCAAAGTTTACTCTTCCATGTGTGAAATTTGTCTTCCAGAAAAATTAG